The following nucleotide sequence is from Trifolium pratense cultivar HEN17-A07 linkage group LG2, ARS_RC_1.1, whole genome shotgun sequence.
aaggGTGATGTGGCAGGAAAGTATTGGGATGTGTTTATGGGTAGATAAGAATTTGCCCTCAAGTCATCACCTAGAAGTTGGTGACAACTTGACTACCCATTCTACAAAATTGGGTCATGTGACCCATCCTAAGTGTTTAACTTGcaacttttatatttttcatgacATAAATAATAGAAGATTAATGGAACGGTTTAGATTAATGCCAAGTTAAATGGATCACTCAGCCCATTTTAATGTAATGGGTAGATAAGAATTTGCCATCAAGTCATCACCTAGAAGGGGTGACAACTTGACTACCCATTCTACAAAATTGGGTCATGTGACCCATCCTAAGTGTTTAACTTGcaacttttatatttttcatgacATAAATAATAGAAGATTAATGGAACGGTTTAGATTAATGCCAAGTTAAATGGATCACTCAGCCCATTTTAATGTAATGGGTAGATAAGAATTTGCCATCAAGTCATCACCTAGAAGGGGTGACAACTTGACTACCCATTCTACAAAATTGGGTCATGTGACCCATCCTAAGTGTTTAACTTacaacttttatattttttatgacataAATAATAGAAGATTAATGGAACGGTTTAGATTAATGCCAAGTTAAATGGATCACTCAGCCCATTTTAATGTAATGTAGCATTGCTCAAACATAATAGAAGAAGGATGAATGAAACAAGCAAAGTAAccgtttataaaaataaaaaaacaacaagcaaagtaaccaaaaaaaattgaaacaagcAAAGTGCAGAAATAGCGGAACAGAACAGTGTCGAGAGTTTCGTTTCTTTTTTCGGAAGTTCTTGTTACGATTTAGTTGCTGTattcttttatcttatttttcgGATTAAGGCTAAATACGTGATTATCTCCTAAACAAACTTCATCTGCAACtgttttttaatcattaatcTTGTTCTTCTCTTcactatttaaataaataattgtcaCTCCAAGAGACACGTACCTTAGCAATCTTTCCGTGCTCCTCCTACTCTCAACAACACTACTTTTTCTATACATAATTTATTAGgtaagtattatttttttactaactgTTTACTGTATGCTATTTGTTATATATACTTATTGATTTTTCATTTGCTTGAAGACAATAACAATTTCCTGAGGTTTGTATCTTCAATTATTCTACtttaattttctgttttttttttttttgtggtgctCTCTATAGAGATGCATTAACAAGTTTAGATACTTATCATGCAATCAAGCACACTCACACTTTTCAATTCTTGTCACAATTCttgtttattcttttttaatcatcatcatatatatagATGCATATATGTAACAAtacaaacaaaatcataaaactaaaataatCAGAGTATTACACATAGTTTGATTTATAGTTTTAGAAGACATGTAAAAAAGGGAGGGAGGAAAAGGGAGGTCAGGGATGcaatttattataataattttgttttctgaTAAATGATGGTGGGGAGAGTcaagacattttatttttttggtcagtGGCTACAAATTCCACCtggtggataagtggagtgttcgggATTCGAATTTCGGctcctgcataatatatgtAATGTACTTACCAACTGAGTCAAGACATTTTATAATTGAGAGGAATGAGTAATTtagttatgattttttttttccggatTAAAAGGATGGTAgttatgatttttttggttacacgGTAGTTATGATTTTGTTACAACCTTCgtgatataataataataataataataataataataataataataataataataataataataataataataataataggattaaaatatttgaaacacAATTTTGTTCCTCTTGATCATTGTAAATTGTAATATtgagcttctttttttttatacatggATTTTTTAGATctcaaaaagttaattttatagTGGAGTTGACCATAAATTATTAGATTAAGATATAAAGATTTTCTGTGTAATTTAATAGTCTACTACCAATTCCACCATAAATTTCAAAACAAGAGAATCTATTTTTCAATATTGAAGGAACTAGAATCAAGTGAGAATGAATTTTGCTCTCTTGCCTCCAAATTAATCAACCAAATAAGAATGATTCGTATATGAATGAATATTCATCTTTACTTGAAATCAGATTTATGCTCTGATAATCTAAAGTTCGACTGcgagataaataaaatctgatcaaatatatatttttaccatgAGTCAAACTTATGTTCTTCCAAACAATTCATCATAGGGGTAACTTATAAACCCTTTGAGCTCAATGTCACGAAATTCTCTTtactaaaacaatattttatatacaAAGTTTTTGCAATTTAACTCTCCttctattaattattatatatgatgTGATTATTATATCTTATATGAAATTTACTTTAAATCTTCTTGTAGGATGCAAAGAAATATTAACAACAATGGTATGCATCAAGCATGTGCAGCATGCAAAcatcaaagaaaaaaatgcaGTGAAAATTGCATATTAGCACCTTACTTTCCATCAAATAAAAGTAAAGAATTCAAAGCAGTGCACAAAGTTTTTGGTGTTAGCAACATAACAAAATTGGTAAGGAATGCTCAAGAAGTAGACAGAAGAAGAGTTGTGGATTCATTGATATGGGAAGCAATTAGTAGACAAAAGGATCCTATAAATGGTTCTTATGGAGAGTATATAAAAGTATGCAAtgagtataaaaaaatatttgaagaacTTAAGATGTTTAGAGAACACCAAAATCAATTGTTGCAAATGCCACCTCATCATGAGAATAAGAATGGTATTATGGATTCTACTACAAtttataattcatattgttCAAATTATTTACAAGATCTTGAGAGTTTGAGGACAGAAGTTGTCATCCCAATTCAGCAGCACTCTCAGTCATACTATATTACAGGTACCAATCTAATTcatcatatatttataaatttcatttatttatgtttttagaAGTATCTAGTAGCTTTCATTCTAAATATTGGACTCTTCGCTAAATTACATAAATTAAGGGGTGGTTTGGGGCAGTTGCAAGATTTTGGGTTTTAgttttaaaagttaaatttaaaaataaaatatgttaggtttgtttgaaaaaaataaaatatattttttactttgcTCCCATTATCGATTACCACTATAACCATCACCAACCACTACTTTAACCCCCGTGACTTtacaatatcgatcaatgtgttaaaaactcacactttacCTTCTAATAGGGGTgttcaaatccaaaccaatccaaataaaaaccgagaATCGATccaaaaaaaatcgaaaaccgcaaaaaaccgaagattttttgatgtgtttggatattcttttgtgaaaaccgc
It contains:
- the LOC123910844 gene encoding LOB domain-containing protein 2-like, translating into MQRNINNNGMHQACAACKHQRKKCSENCILAPYFPSNKSKEFKAVHKVFGVSNITKLVRNAQEVDRRRVVDSLIWEAISRQKDPINGSYGEYIKVCNEYKKIFEELKMFREHQNQLLQMPPHHENKNGIMDSTTIYNSYCSNYLQDLESLRTEVVIPIQQHSQSYYITGDEFNQ